Within Clostridiales bacterium, the genomic segment AATTTTAATCTTTATTATGCAGTTAAAATCAATTTCAAAAATAGGTTTAGAATAATTTGGTTTTACGGAAATATCAGCATTCTCAGGCTTAAATAAAAAGGATAAAATGTTTCCCTTTATGCCATACAGCAACCCCACGGCTATGGCAGTGATTGCTGCATCACCTGCGCCTAGTTCCGTATGCCATTTTATGTATTCCACATGTGCCTTTGATGATAAAAAAACAATTGCTTTTCTATATTTCTTATAATTCTCTGTAAGGCCTTTTAAATCTACTGTTCCTTTAAGCTTTTTGTGTCCTTTTTCAGCTTTCCCTACCTTAATTGCCGGAGCCTTTTTTTTACTCAGTATTATGTCTGCATAAGGTATTTTATATTTTAATTTTATCATGTCAAAAAGAAATGATAGATTTATTTGTATATTGTCATCTTCATTCAGCCTGTGGAAAATAAAATTAATTTTTAAATATGTCATGGAAAATAATATCAATATTGTTATTAAAATAGCTACTGCATAGATTATTCCGATCACCTCATACATTAAAAGGCTATCCTTTGATATACCAAACGCATATTAAAATCACATTCTTATTCTTGCATCTTTATATAAAAAAAATACACATAAGCACTGCTTAATTGTGTATTTTTTACAATTATTCATCATGATGAATATCTTCGATTTGAGGAAGATCGGATATATCCTTGAGAGAGAAGTATTTCAAAAACTCATCCGTGGTTTTATATATTATCGGTCTTCCCGGAGTTTCGAGCCTTCCGGCATCCTTTACCAGCTTTTTTTCAATGAGGCTCTCAATGATTTTGTCTGATTTCACACCTCTTATAGAATCTATGCTCTGCCTCGTTACAGGTTGCTTGTATGCGATTATCGCAAGTGTTTCAAGAGCCGCCCTTGACAGGCTTTGCCTGGGCTTTGGCTTGAGAAGCCTCTTTATATATTTTGCATGCTCAGGCCTTGTACACAGTTGATATTTGTCCCTGAATTCTATCACCTGTATTCCCCTTCGGTCTTTATTAAACTCCTCTATCATTTCATTTATGATATCCCTTACCTTTGATTTTTTCATCTCAAGTATGCCGGATATTTCATCAAGGCTTAAAGGCTCCCCCGAAGTAAACAAGAGCCCTTCTATTATAGCCTTTATCTCGCTTTTATCCAAGACATTCTCTTTTTCATCCCATAAAACTTGTTCATAAAAATTCAAATCATTTTCCATAAAAACAATTACCTCAATTTACTTTCTTAATAATGATATCCGAATATGCCCTTTCCTGATAAGCTGTCACATTTCTTAAACGCATAAGTTCCAGAACTGCTAAAAACGTGATTATGATTTCCATTCTGCTTGATTTTCCATTAAAAAGTCCACTGAAATATAATGTGTTAGTTAATTCCATAATATTTCTTATTTCCTTTATTTTATCCTTGACAGTATATTCATCCTGTGTAAGCACCTGCCTGAAGCGGTCATTCTGCACTGCTTTTCCGTCGCATCTCTTTAAAACATCCTCAAAGGCTTGTACTATATCATCAATAGATACATTTTTAAGTATATCGTCTTCCTCAATGTCATTTATTATTTCGGCATTTTTATAAAAAACATCGAAACGCTGTTTCTCCATCTCTTTTAATTGTTCAGATATATTTTTGTACTTTTTATATTCGAGCAGCTTTTCTACAAGTTCAAGGCGCGGGTCATCCTGACTCGCTGCCGTTTCATCATCCGCATCGTTAGCCTTTGGAAGAAGCATTTTAGACTTTATCTGAATAAGCGTTGCAGCCATCAAAATAAATTCGCTGGCATTATCCAGATCCAGATAATCCATTTTGTTTATATAATCCAAATATTGATTTGTTATTTCAGCAACAGGTATGTCATAAATGTCAACTTCCGCTTTTTCAATAAGGTCATATAAAAGATCAAAAGGGCCTTCAAAATTTTGAAGTTTAACTTTGTATTCTATCAACTGCATTCCCCACGATTTCATCTAAATAGTTTGCCGGTAATTTTCTGTAAAAACAATTCAATAAAACAATTATAGCATATAATGAAACGGGACACATATCCTCACTATACATTTACTGCAATTCGCAATTTGAAATATGGCATAAATAGGATTATGTTATTTTGAGCATTCATTCGTTGCTCAAAATAACATAGAGCTCATATTACGAATCGAAGATACATTTAGCGCCCAAACATGTGTCCCGGAAGTATAAATTTTTTTGCTTATTTGCCGGATGTTATCCATTCTCTAAAAGATTTGCCGATCAAATCGATCGAGCTGGCTTTTTTAACGGTTCCATCAGATACAATGTCCATACTGCCGATCTCTTTTCCATTCATCGATGCAATGATTTCACCGATTTTTTGACCCTTCTTGATTTCCGCACTCAGAGTCTTATTTATCCTTATTTCTTTCGTTATTTCGCTCTTGCTTCCCTTCTCGATGAGTATATTGAAATCATCCCTGGGAACCGCATTTATCGAAGGTTCTTTACCCTTTAATACTTTTACCTTGCCTATCACATCTTTCTTATCAGCAAGCTTAACATCTTCATAATTTGCAAATCCGTAGTCCATCAGCTTGCCTGCTTCTTTATTCCTTATATCGCGTGTAGGCGATGCCATTATTACTGATATAAGCCTCATGTTATTCCTTATGGCTGTTGCGGATATGCAGAATTTCGCCTCATCGGTTGAACCGGTCTTAAGGCCGTCACAGCCGTTGTACGTTCTAATCATCTTGTTTTTATTTACCATCGTGAAGGGCTTTTGTCTGCCTTCAGATATCGTCTCCATCCATATCTTTGTATAATTAAATATCTTGCTGTGCTTCAAAAGCTCTCTTGACATTATAGCTATATCGTAAGCGGATGTATAATGATTTTCTATGGGAAGGCCATTGCAGTTTGAAAAATGAGTATCGTTCATTCCCAACTGCTTTGCTCTCTCGTTCATGCTTTTTACGAAAAGTTCCTCGCTTCCCTTAAGGTATTCAGCCAATGCCACTGCGGCATCATTTGCAGACTCGACAGTCACGCCCTTTAAAAGTTCCTCAACGGTTCTTTTTTCACCGGGGGCCAGAAAAAGCTGAGTGCCACCCATCGTACATGCATAATCACTGACCGTGACCATATCGTTCAATTTTATTTTTCCTGAATCCACAGCCTCCAGTGTAAGAAGCATGGTCATTATTTTGGTTACACTTGCCGGTGGAAGCTTTTCATGGGAATTTTTCTCATACAGTATTTTCCCTGATGAAAAATCCATAAGGAGCGCCGACTTTGCATTCACATCAAAAGGAAGCTCCGTTTTAGCGGATACTCTATATGCTGTCATAGAAAACACTATTAGAAATATTAAAAACAATGATATTACCTTTTTATTTCTCACAATATCACCTCTTTTATATTCGGCTATATAAAAAGCGAAGACAATTTTATGCCCTCTAAACATAGCCTATATTTCTAATATTATTTTCCCCTCAGTATCCGCTATTATGTTATGCTATAAATGGAAATAGACCATTTTTATACTTTTCTGTTCCTTTTTCGGTAACTATGCCATATATAAGCTGCCTTTCCGGAACTTTGTCTTTGCTGATGGAAAATGAATTTTTCAATTTTTTGATGCCCTGTTTAACTATATCGGCATTACTCCCATAAATTGTAGCTATCTTTTCTCCCTTTAATACTCTGTCACCTGTTTTTTTATTCAGAACAACCCCCGCGTAAGGGTCTATGCGGCTGTCTTTTGTATTTCTTCCACAACCAAGTATGGAACAAGTTTTTGCAATTTCCAAGGCAGATATTTTCTCAATATATCCTTCACTCTGCGAATATATAGTTTCGATACATTTTGAACGGACAAGCGATCCTGCGTCCTCTATAATCTTAGGATCTCCGCCCTGTGCAGAAACGAACTGCCTGAATTTACAAAGTGCCTGTCCGCTGTCTATAGTTTGAAGAAGTTTGCCCTTTGCTTCTTTAAAATCCGTTGCTTCTTTGGCAAGAAGCAACATATGACTTCCCAAAACCAGGCATAGGTCCAGCAAATCTTCAGGACCGTTTCCTTGAAGAGTGTCTATAGCCTCCTTGACTTCAAGGGCATTACCGACAGACTTCCCAAGGGGCTGGTCCATATCGGAAACCACGGCTACAGTTTTTTTATCAAGGCTATTCCCTATATCCACCATTTCCCTTGCAAGTTCGAATGCATCGTCTTTGCATCTCATAAACGCACCGTTCCCCGTTTTTACATCCAGTACGATGGCATCCGCTCCGCAGGCTATTTTTTTGCTCATCACGCTGCTTGCGATCAGCGAAATATTATCCACAGTTCCGGTTACATCCCTCAATGCATACAGTTTCTTATCGGCAGGCACAATGTTATCTGTCTGAGAGCTTATAGCAAATCCGACTTTTTTTACATTTTCAATAAATTTTTTATCGGCCATATCTGTCGAAAGGCCATCTATGGACTCAAGTTTGTCTATTGTTCCACCTGTTAGCCCGAGGCCTCTTCCGGACATCTTAGGGACTGAAAGACCGCATGCCGATACCATGGGCAGCAGCACAAGAGTCGTTTTATCGCCGACGCCACCGGTGCTGTGTTTATCCACGAGTATTCCGCCTACTTCGCTTAAATCGAGCCTTTCGCCTGAATTAACCATGGACATCGTAAGATCGGCAGTTTCCCTTTTGTTCATTTTTTGAAAGTAAATGGCCATAAGTAGCGCTGAAGCCTGATAATCGGGTATCAGGCCCCTTGTATAATTTTGTATGAAAAAATCGATTTCTTCATTTGAAAGTTCAAGACCATTCCTCTTTTTTAATATAATATCCTTCATAAAC encodes:
- a CDS encoding DUF2953 domain-containing protein, which produces MIKLKYKIPYADIILSKKKAPAIKVGKAEKGHKKLKGTVDLKGLTENYKKYRKAIVFLSSKAHVEYIKWHTELGAGDAAITAIAVGLLYGIKGNILSFLFKPENADISVKPNYSKPIFEIDFNCIIKIKIANIIIAGIKLGKIFLTYFFKRRSERNNGRTSDSRADENYDG
- the scpB gene encoding SMC-Scp complex subunit ScpB, whose translation is MENDLNFYEQVLWDEKENVLDKSEIKAIIEGLLFTSGEPLSLDEISGILEMKKSKVRDIINEMIEEFNKDRRGIQVIEFRDKYQLCTRPEHAKYIKRLLKPKPRQSLSRAALETLAIIAYKQPVTRQSIDSIRGVKSDKIIESLIEKKLVKDAGRLETPGRPIIYKTTDEFLKYFSLKDISDLPQIEDIHHDE
- a CDS encoding segregation/condensation protein A, with the translated sequence MIEYKVKLQNFEGPFDLLYDLIEKAEVDIYDIPVAEITNQYLDYINKMDYLDLDNASEFILMAATLIQIKSKMLLPKANDADDETAASQDDPRLELVEKLLEYKKYKNISEQLKEMEKQRFDVFYKNAEIINDIEEDDILKNVSIDDIVQAFEDVLKRCDGKAVQNDRFRQVLTQDEYTVKDKIKEIRNIMELTNTLYFSGLFNGKSSRMEIIITFLAVLELMRLRNVTAYQERAYSDIIIKKVN
- a CDS encoding D-alanyl-D-alanine carboxypeptidase family protein yields the protein MRNKKVISLFLIFLIVFSMTAYRVSAKTELPFDVNAKSALLMDFSSGKILYEKNSHEKLPPASVTKIMTMLLTLEAVDSGKIKLNDMVTVSDYACTMGGTQLFLAPGEKRTVEELLKGVTVESANDAAVALAEYLKGSEELFVKSMNERAKQLGMNDTHFSNCNGLPIENHYTSAYDIAIMSRELLKHSKIFNYTKIWMETISEGRQKPFTMVNKNKMIRTYNGCDGLKTGSTDEAKFCISATAIRNNMRLISVIMASPTRDIRNKEAGKLMDYGFANYEDVKLADKKDVIGKVKVLKGKEPSINAVPRDDFNILIEKGSKSEITKEIRINKTLSAEIKKGQKIGEIIASMNGKEIGSMDIVSDGTVKKASSIDLIGKSFREWITSGK
- a CDS encoding pyrimidine-nucleoside phosphorylase; translation: MFMKDIILKKRNGLELSNEEIDFFIQNYTRGLIPDYQASALLMAIYFQKMNKRETADLTMSMVNSGERLDLSEVGGILVDKHSTGGVGDKTTLVLLPMVSACGLSVPKMSGRGLGLTGGTIDKLESIDGLSTDMADKKFIENVKKVGFAISSQTDNIVPADKKLYALRDVTGTVDNISLIASSVMSKKIACGADAIVLDVKTGNGAFMRCKDDAFELAREMVDIGNSLDKKTVAVVSDMDQPLGKSVGNALEVKEAIDTLQGNGPEDLLDLCLVLGSHMLLLAKEATDFKEAKGKLLQTIDSGQALCKFRQFVSAQGGDPKIIEDAGSLVRSKCIETIYSQSEGYIEKISALEIAKTCSILGCGRNTKDSRIDPYAGVVLNKKTGDRVLKGEKIATIYGSNADIVKQGIKKLKNSFSISKDKVPERQLIYGIVTEKGTEKYKNGLFPFIA